In Streptomyces sp. NBC_00569, a single genomic region encodes these proteins:
- a CDS encoding long-chain fatty acid--CoA ligase, whose protein sequence is MLSTMQDVPLTVGRILVHGSTHHGRSTVATWNGDSADHRSYAEVGARAAQLAHALRDELGVTGDQRVATLMWNNTEHLEIYLAVPGMAAVLHTLNLRLPTHQLAFIINHAADHVILVDDTVLPLLAPALPLLQTTLRHIVVVGDGDRSALADFTGAVHGYEELIADRPTEFPWATEIDERTAAALCYTSGTTGDPKGVAYSHRSIYLHCLQINAGESFGLGTSDRVLPVVPMFHVNAWGIPHAAFMSGANLLMPDRFLQPEPIARMIAAERPTFSLAVPTIWTGLLDELDQGSYDTSSLTRVVIGGSACPPALMRAFKERHRIELIHAWGMTETSPLGSVAHPPAGLTSEEEQAYRITQGRFPASVEARLSGPSGDLLPHDGRSAGELEVRGPWIADAYFGGAHPGGTDAHPERPDDKFTPDGWLRTGDVGTISPDGYLTLTDRAKDVIKSGGEWISSQELENHLVDHPDVAEAAVVAVPDDKWGERPLATVVLRDGASADFTALRAFLAERVASWQLPERWSLIPAVPKTSVGKFDKKLIRAQYADGELEVVLVDKA, encoded by the coding sequence GTGCTCAGCACGATGCAGGACGTACCGCTCACCGTCGGCCGGATACTGGTCCACGGCTCGACCCACCACGGCCGCTCCACCGTCGCCACCTGGAACGGGGATTCGGCCGACCACCGCAGCTACGCCGAGGTCGGCGCCCGCGCCGCCCAGCTCGCCCACGCCCTGCGCGACGAGCTCGGCGTCACCGGCGACCAGCGGGTCGCCACGCTCATGTGGAACAACACCGAGCACCTCGAGATCTACCTCGCCGTACCCGGCATGGCCGCGGTGCTGCACACCCTCAACCTGCGGCTGCCCACCCACCAGCTCGCCTTCATCATCAACCATGCCGCCGACCACGTGATCCTTGTCGACGACACCGTGCTGCCGCTGCTCGCCCCGGCGCTCCCGCTGCTCCAGACCACCCTCAGGCACATCGTCGTGGTCGGAGACGGCGACCGCTCCGCCCTGGCCGACTTCACCGGCGCTGTCCACGGCTACGAGGAACTGATCGCCGACCGGCCGACCGAGTTCCCCTGGGCCACCGAGATCGACGAGCGCACAGCCGCCGCCCTCTGCTACACCTCCGGCACCACCGGCGACCCCAAGGGCGTCGCCTACAGCCACCGCTCCATCTATCTGCACTGCCTCCAGATCAACGCCGGGGAGAGCTTCGGCCTCGGCACAAGCGACCGGGTCCTCCCGGTGGTCCCGATGTTCCACGTCAACGCCTGGGGCATCCCGCACGCCGCCTTCATGTCCGGCGCCAACCTGCTGATGCCCGACCGCTTTCTTCAGCCCGAGCCGATCGCCCGCATGATCGCCGCCGAGCGTCCCACCTTCAGCCTCGCCGTCCCCACCATCTGGACCGGCTTGCTCGACGAACTCGATCAGGGGTCGTACGACACCTCCTCGCTGACCCGGGTGGTGATCGGCGGCTCGGCCTGCCCGCCCGCCCTGATGCGCGCTTTCAAGGAGCGCCACCGCATCGAGCTGATCCACGCCTGGGGTATGACCGAGACCTCCCCACTGGGCTCGGTCGCCCACCCCCCGGCAGGACTCACCTCCGAGGAGGAGCAGGCCTACCGGATCACCCAGGGCCGCTTCCCGGCCTCGGTGGAGGCGCGGCTGTCCGGCCCATCCGGGGACCTCCTGCCGCACGACGGCCGGTCGGCCGGCGAGCTGGAGGTCCGCGGCCCGTGGATCGCCGACGCGTACTTCGGCGGCGCGCACCCCGGCGGCACCGACGCCCACCCCGAGCGGCCGGACGACAAGTTCACCCCTGACGGCTGGCTGCGCACCGGGGACGTCGGCACCATCTCCCCCGACGGTTACCTGACCTTGACCGACCGGGCCAAGGACGTTATCAAGTCCGGCGGCGAGTGGATCTCCTCCCAGGAGCTGGAGAACCACCTGGTGGACCATCCCGATGTAGCCGAGGCCGCCGTGGTCGCGGTACCCGACGACAAGTGGGGCGAGCGTCCGCTGGCCACTGTGGTGCTGCGTGACGGTGCCTCGGCCGACTTCACCGCGCTACGCGCCTTCCTCGCCGAGCGGGTCGCCTCCTGGCAACTGCCGGAGCGTTGGTCACTGATTCCGGCGGTGCCCAAGACCAGCGTCGGTAAGTTCGACAAGAAGCTGATCCGGGCCCAGTACGCCGACGGCGAGCTGGAGGTCGTCCTGGTGGACAAGGCGTAG
- a CDS encoding Zn-ribbon domain-containing OB-fold protein, with protein sequence MTDTTARPEPAPTAETRPYWEAAAEGRLVIQRCRSCARHQFYPRGFCTACLSDRLEWIESAGLGRIYTFTVCRIPAHPSMRDKVPYAVAVIDLDEGVRLLTDIVDCPVDQVRIGARVEVRFERISSTCVLPQFTLAHLEDQ encoded by the coding sequence ATGACTGATACCACCGCCCGCCCGGAACCGGCCCCCACGGCCGAGACCAGGCCCTACTGGGAGGCGGCCGCCGAGGGCCGCCTGGTGATCCAGCGCTGCCGGAGCTGCGCGCGTCATCAGTTCTACCCGCGCGGCTTCTGCACGGCTTGCCTCTCGGACCGCCTGGAGTGGATCGAGTCGGCAGGGCTGGGCCGTATCTACACCTTCACGGTCTGCCGGATCCCGGCTCATCCCTCGATGAGGGACAAGGTCCCCTACGCCGTGGCCGTCATCGACCTCGACGAGGGCGTGCGCCTGCTGACCGACATCGTCGACTGCCCCGTCGACCAGGTCCGCATCGGCGCCCGCGTCGAGGTCCGCTTCGAACGGATCAGCAGTACCTGCGTCCTTCCCCAATTCACCCTGGCACACCTGGAAGACCAATGA
- a CDS encoding MFS transporter, with protein sequence MSDPVVTADLLGRLDRLPMTRTARLTTVLLIVVWVAEGFEAGIIGPILLIVKAPWHLTSQSTAQLGVASTLGILVGAALAGRLADRYGRKVVLLCGITLFSVFAAACAVSSDIGWIMAMRALGGLALGAVFPIPYLLLSELLGKRSRASVIATASAMLALSYIIPQLTALAVIGNTPFAWSWRILFLIGGLPVVAIPFVYRHLPESPRWLLLNGRASQAQALVERMEREAGYEDGEGMVNSGTAGVVQAEYAAYSEPGHQATALLRQPLLGRFALSLLICAGATASGYVVVVYAPTLYAGMGLSNHEALLATAALITGGVVGAMLVGGLADRLGRKKTFLIYSLGAVAGYSLLAMSPNASLSVCFGILSAFFSTGMVPFSRLFTAEQFPTHTRGTAAGWVESIGRFIGGVLIAGSIPYVQTTWGTGAPFWIISAIFLVCLGPVMFRARETKGMSIDQAGAV encoded by the coding sequence GTGTCAGACCCAGTGGTGACCGCCGACCTGCTCGGCCGCCTGGACCGGCTCCCCATGACGAGGACCGCCCGGCTGACAACGGTGCTGCTGATCGTCGTATGGGTCGCGGAGGGGTTCGAGGCCGGGATCATCGGCCCCATCCTGCTGATCGTGAAAGCGCCCTGGCACCTGACCTCGCAGAGCACAGCCCAGCTGGGCGTCGCCTCGACCCTCGGCATACTCGTGGGTGCGGCGCTCGCGGGCCGTCTCGCGGACCGCTACGGCCGCAAGGTCGTGCTTCTCTGCGGCATCACCTTGTTCTCGGTCTTCGCTGCGGCGTGCGCGGTCTCCTCGGACATCGGCTGGATCATGGCGATGCGCGCCCTGGGCGGCCTCGCACTCGGCGCGGTCTTCCCGATCCCCTACCTCCTGCTCTCAGAGCTGTTGGGGAAACGCTCTCGTGCCTCGGTGATCGCCACGGCCTCCGCCATGCTCGCGCTGAGCTACATCATCCCCCAGCTCACCGCGCTCGCCGTGATCGGCAACACTCCCTTCGCGTGGTCCTGGCGCATTCTGTTCCTCATCGGTGGCCTTCCCGTCGTGGCGATCCCATTCGTCTACCGTCACCTGCCGGAAAGCCCCCGCTGGCTGCTGCTCAACGGCCGGGCATCCCAGGCTCAGGCTCTCGTCGAGCGCATGGAACGCGAGGCTGGGTACGAGGACGGGGAGGGCATGGTGAACTCCGGAACCGCCGGCGTCGTGCAGGCCGAGTACGCGGCCTACTCCGAACCGGGTCACCAGGCCACGGCCTTGCTGCGCCAGCCACTCCTGGGTCGCTTCGCGCTGTCCCTGCTGATCTGCGCCGGCGCCACCGCGAGCGGGTACGTGGTGGTGGTCTACGCGCCGACACTCTATGCGGGGATGGGACTGTCCAACCACGAAGCGCTGCTCGCCACCGCCGCACTCATCACCGGGGGTGTGGTCGGCGCAATGCTCGTGGGAGGCCTGGCCGACCGACTCGGGCGCAAGAAGACCTTCCTGATCTACAGCCTTGGTGCTGTTGCCGGCTACAGCCTGCTGGCGATGTCACCGAACGCGTCGCTGAGCGTCTGCTTCGGCATCCTCAGTGCCTTCTTCAGCACCGGCATGGTGCCCTTCTCCCGATTGTTCACGGCCGAGCAGTTTCCCACCCACACACGAGGAACAGCAGCCGGATGGGTGGAGTCGATCGGCCGGTTCATCGGCGGTGTCCTCATCGCCGGGTCCATCCCCTACGTCCAGACCACATGGGGAACCGGTGCACCGTTCTGGATCATCAGCGCGATCTTCCTGGTCTGCCTCGGACCCGTCATGTTCCGCGCTCGCGAAACCAAGGGCATGAGCATCGACCAGGCGGGAGCCGTCTGA
- a CDS encoding TauD/TfdA dioxygenase family protein: MSSLTIRPVAGHIGADIDGADLSQPLPDGTIEEIRQALHRHKVVFFRGQTLDHTSQIAFARRFGELTYAHPHDDAPPEDHPEIFTVDPDRLEKRFGKGFRDEYRWHTDVTPAVNPPAGSILRAEVVPDFGGDTQWTNLVAAYQGLSAPVRAFVDTLRAEHRYGGSYGVKGDNDFARSVNKNLLVAVHPVVRVHPETGERALFVNPGFTSHIVDVSASESKHILDMLFAEVTRPEYTVRFRWEAGHVAFWDNRVTAHLAPRDLEHLVVERRLHRVTLLGDVPVGPDGRESELVAGRPFTADNRAVAAS, from the coding sequence ATGAGCAGCCTCACCATCCGTCCGGTCGCCGGCCACATCGGCGCCGACATCGACGGCGCGGACCTGTCCCAGCCGCTGCCCGACGGAACCATCGAGGAGATACGGCAGGCCCTCCACCGCCACAAGGTCGTCTTCTTCCGGGGCCAGACGCTGGACCACACCTCCCAGATCGCCTTCGCCCGTCGCTTCGGCGAGCTCACCTACGCCCACCCGCACGACGACGCCCCGCCGGAGGACCACCCGGAGATCTTCACCGTCGACCCGGACCGCTTGGAGAAGCGCTTCGGCAAGGGCTTCCGGGACGAGTACCGCTGGCACACCGACGTCACCCCTGCGGTGAACCCGCCCGCGGGATCCATCCTGCGCGCCGAGGTCGTCCCCGACTTCGGTGGCGACACCCAGTGGACCAACCTGGTCGCGGCCTACCAGGGGCTGTCCGCTCCGGTCCGCGCGTTCGTCGACACCCTGCGCGCCGAGCACCGCTACGGCGGCAGCTACGGGGTCAAGGGCGACAACGACTTCGCCAGGAGCGTCAACAAGAACCTGCTGGTGGCGGTTCACCCGGTGGTGCGGGTGCACCCGGAGACCGGGGAACGCGCGCTCTTCGTCAACCCGGGCTTCACCAGCCACATCGTCGACGTCAGCGCGAGCGAGAGCAAGCACATCCTCGACATGCTCTTCGCCGAGGTCACCCGACCCGAGTACACGGTGCGGTTCCGCTGGGAGGCCGGGCACGTCGCCTTCTGGGACAACCGGGTCACCGCACACCTCGCGCCGCGCGACCTGGAACACCTCGTCGTGGAGCGGCGGCTGCACCGAGTCACCCTGCTCGGCGACGTCCCGGTGGGGCCGGACGGGCGCGAGTCCGAGCTCGTCGCCGGACGTCCGTTCACCGCCGACAACCGGGCCGTCGCTGCCTCCTGA
- a CDS encoding class I adenylate-forming enzyme family protein — MITDYFDAGAARYPDRTFLQSATQQLSYDDVVVASHAIAHGLTQEGLGGGTIGILSPNHPSGFVAMLGVLRAGATYVPLNARDAVDDLIWFMRFTGLSALIYHEQYLPYLDRIESEVPTLKTCIALNEQGTTGPSIEAWQRDHAGQTCDTRRGLDDVALIKSSGGTTGRPKAILQTHRSLLSAYRIANQFCPPEKDPVHLVVAPLTHAAGATAMGLSAFGTRNVMAPSTDPAVILELIERERVTHIFLPPTMIYRILAHPDTRRRDCSSLEYVIYGAAPMSVDKLKEGLALWGQVFVQFYGQAEAPGVITCLARKDHYLSDDPAAVKHLQSAGRPTGACEVVLMDDDGNIVAPGERGEIVARGELVSPGYLNNPEANAEAHRFGWHHTGDIGVFDESGYLYVVDRKKDMVISGGFNIYPSEIEQLIWSHPAVQDCAVVGVPDADWGERLTAVVELKPGGHATAEDITQMCRSRFGGLKTPKQVEFWQTLPRSAVGKVLKKDVRARLAGAGAGADTATV; from the coding sequence ATGATCACCGACTACTTCGACGCCGGGGCCGCCCGGTACCCGGATCGCACCTTCCTGCAGTCCGCCACCCAGCAGCTCAGCTATGACGACGTCGTGGTCGCCTCGCACGCGATCGCTCACGGACTCACCCAGGAAGGGCTGGGCGGCGGCACCATCGGTATCCTCTCCCCGAACCACCCCAGCGGCTTCGTGGCGATGCTCGGGGTGCTGCGCGCGGGCGCCACCTACGTCCCCCTCAACGCCCGCGACGCGGTTGACGACCTGATCTGGTTCATGCGTTTCACCGGGCTGTCGGCGCTGATCTACCACGAGCAGTACCTTCCGTACCTGGATCGCATCGAGTCCGAGGTGCCCACCCTCAAGACCTGTATCGCGCTGAACGAGCAGGGCACGACCGGGCCGAGCATCGAGGCCTGGCAGCGGGACCACGCCGGGCAGACCTGCGACACGCGTCGAGGCCTCGACGACGTCGCACTGATCAAGTCCTCCGGAGGTACCACCGGCCGCCCCAAGGCGATCCTGCAGACCCACCGCAGCCTGCTGTCCGCCTACCGGATCGCGAACCAGTTCTGCCCGCCCGAGAAGGACCCGGTGCACCTGGTGGTGGCACCGCTGACCCACGCGGCCGGCGCCACGGCGATGGGCCTGTCGGCCTTCGGCACGCGCAACGTGATGGCACCGTCGACGGATCCGGCCGTGATCCTGGAGCTGATCGAGCGTGAGCGGGTGACGCACATCTTCCTGCCGCCGACGATGATCTACCGGATCCTGGCGCACCCGGACACCCGCCGGCGCGACTGCTCCTCCCTGGAGTACGTGATCTACGGTGCCGCCCCCATGTCGGTGGACAAACTCAAGGAGGGACTGGCGCTCTGGGGCCAGGTCTTCGTCCAGTTCTACGGCCAGGCCGAAGCGCCCGGAGTGATCACCTGCCTCGCTCGTAAGGACCACTACCTCAGTGACGATCCGGCGGCCGTCAAGCACCTCCAGTCCGCCGGTCGGCCGACCGGCGCCTGCGAGGTGGTGCTCATGGATGACGACGGCAACATCGTGGCGCCGGGTGAGCGCGGCGAGATCGTCGCCCGCGGTGAGCTGGTCTCTCCCGGATACCTCAACAACCCCGAGGCGAACGCCGAGGCCCACCGCTTCGGCTGGCACCACACCGGTGACATCGGGGTCTTCGACGAGAGCGGATACCTCTACGTCGTCGACCGTAAGAAGGACATGGTGATCTCCGGCGGGTTCAACATCTACCCCAGTGAGATCGAGCAGCTGATCTGGTCGCACCCCGCGGTGCAGGACTGTGCCGTGGTGGGGGTGCCCGACGCCGACTGGGGTGAGCGACTGACCGCCGTGGTCGAGCTGAAGCCCGGAGGACACGCGACGGCCGAGGACATCACCCAGATGTGCCGCTCCCGCTTCGGCGGTCTCAAGACCCCCAAGCAGGTGGAGTTCTGGCAGACGCTGCCGCGCAGCGCGGTCGGCAAGGTCCTCAAGAAGGACGTCCGCGCCAGGCTCGCGGGCGCGGGCGCGGGCGCGGACACGGCGACGGTCTGA
- a CDS encoding putative leader peptide has protein sequence MLRSVLLTTRGHIDLLRVASAACRRGC, from the coding sequence ATGTTGCGTTCAGTTCTGCTCACCACGCGCGGTCACATCGACCTGCTGCGGGTGGCCTCCGCCGCGTGTCGCCGCGGCTGCTGA
- a CDS encoding thiolase C-terminal domain-containing protein gives MDKTKLSGRHAIVGVGEAGLGDAPAGATALSLQCRAARDAVLEAGLSLTDIDGVFAHWDDRANALLVAEYLGIHPRYVDNTVVGGQSNITHLVHAMAAIEAGLCDVALVTYGSTQRLDRSRSRGGHVQDPRSPISQFTLPYGMLNPVGYYAMLAQLYQHRHGGAPEHLGEVALAARRWAQLNPNAAVRTPLTMEDYLASPVIADPLRKLDICQINDGAGAMILTSASRARDLPRRPVSIRGFGDTYRHHLTPLGTADWLDDGALRTVADEALAMAQMDRQDIDLVQIYDAFTINVLVALEALGFCEPGGAGAFVGGGRIAPGGTFPLNTSGGGLSFNHSGQFGMQLMIEAVRQLRGECGSRQVPGARTCLVQAGGMVMSAYMVMVLDAD, from the coding sequence GTGGACAAGACCAAGCTCTCCGGACGCCATGCCATCGTCGGGGTCGGCGAAGCAGGACTGGGCGACGCCCCCGCCGGCGCCACCGCGCTGTCGCTGCAGTGCCGTGCGGCCCGTGACGCCGTGCTCGAGGCCGGGCTCAGCCTGACCGACATCGATGGTGTCTTCGCCCACTGGGACGACCGCGCCAACGCCCTCCTCGTCGCCGAGTACCTCGGCATCCATCCGCGCTACGTCGACAACACCGTCGTCGGCGGCCAGTCGAACATCACCCACCTGGTACACGCGATGGCTGCCATCGAGGCAGGACTGTGCGACGTTGCCCTGGTCACCTACGGCAGCACCCAGCGTCTGGACAGGAGCCGGAGCCGCGGTGGACACGTCCAGGACCCGCGGTCGCCGATCAGCCAGTTCACGTTGCCCTACGGAATGCTCAATCCGGTCGGCTACTACGCGATGCTGGCCCAGCTCTACCAGCACCGCCACGGTGGGGCGCCGGAGCACTTGGGTGAGGTGGCGCTGGCCGCCCGCCGCTGGGCGCAGCTCAACCCGAATGCGGCGGTCCGGACACCGCTCACCATGGAGGACTACCTCGCCTCGCCCGTGATCGCCGACCCGCTGCGCAAGCTCGACATCTGCCAGATCAACGACGGCGCCGGCGCCATGATCCTCACCAGTGCGAGCCGTGCCCGCGACCTGCCCCGGCGGCCCGTGTCGATCCGCGGCTTCGGCGACACCTACCGCCATCACCTGACCCCGCTCGGCACCGCCGACTGGCTCGACGACGGCGCGCTGCGCACGGTCGCCGACGAGGCGCTGGCCATGGCGCAGATGGACCGCCAGGACATCGATCTGGTGCAGATCTACGACGCGTTCACGATCAACGTACTCGTCGCGCTGGAGGCGCTCGGCTTCTGCGAACCCGGAGGTGCGGGCGCGTTCGTCGGCGGCGGGCGCATCGCCCCGGGCGGGACGTTCCCGCTGAACACCTCTGGCGGGGGGCTGTCGTTCAACCACTCCGGCCAGTTCGGAATGCAGTTGATGATCGAGGCGGTCCGCCAGCTGCGCGGTGAATGCGGCTCACGTCAGGTCCCCGGCGCGCGCACCTGCCTGGTGCAAGCCGGCGGGATGGTCATGTCCGCCTACATGGTCATGGTTCTCGACGCCGACTGA
- a CDS encoding YjbQ family protein, producing MSDAFTTRILNVSTGSAERVVDLTHDCETFLSEVAAGRDGLLNIFVPHATAGVAVIETGAGSDDDLLTALHSLLPADDRWQHRHGSPGHGRDHVLPALVPPHATLPVIAGTLEMGTWQSVCLVDTNRDNPDRQVRLSFLG from the coding sequence ATGTCCGACGCCTTCACCACGCGCATCCTGAACGTATCCACCGGCTCCGCGGAGCGGGTCGTCGACCTGACCCACGACTGCGAGACCTTCCTGAGCGAGGTCGCCGCGGGCCGCGACGGCCTGCTCAACATCTTCGTGCCCCACGCGACGGCCGGCGTGGCCGTCATCGAGACGGGCGCGGGCAGCGACGACGACCTCCTCACCGCCCTCCACTCGCTGCTCCCCGCGGACGACCGCTGGCAACACCGCCACGGCTCCCCGGGCCACGGCCGCGACCACGTCCTCCCGGCCCTGGTCCCACCCCACGCCACCCTCCCGGTGATCGCCGGCACCCTGGAAATGGGCACGTGGCAGTCGGTGTGTCTGGTGGATACGAACAGGGACAACCCTGACCGTCAGGTGCGGTTGAGCTTCCTCGGTTAG